The Crassaminicella indica genomic interval CATTATATATTTACTGTTTTCTTTACAATTTTTCCATTTATATCTACAATATCAAAATGCAATTTTTCAATCTGATCATTTCCTGTCGAATCAACATTTATATAATAATCCTCATGCTGCTTATAAATCTCAATAACTATTTGAGTGTATATTCCCCTTTTATAATCATAGCTTTTTCCATCATCATCATAATAAATATATTTTGCTTTATCTGTAACAAAAGCAATCACATGCAATTCACCATTATCAATACTTTCAACATTTTTAGCAGACTTTCCTAAAACAAGCATCTTATTTTTTCTTATAAATATTGGTATCTCACTAAAATCAACCTCTAAATACCTATGACCTGCTTTTACTACTTGGTAGCTTCTATCATTATAATCCTCTACCTTCCATAAAAGCATATCCTCTGGAAGATAAACATATCGACCTTTAGCATTTTCTTCATAAACAGGACTAATCATTAAAGAATCTCCAACTAAAAGTTGATTCTCTACTCTTTTGGACATTTCATCATCATACTCGAAAGATAATGGCGAAAAATAAATATCCTTATTAATAATAGCCTTCATATATTCAGAATAAATATATGGAAGAAGTGCATATCTTAGTTTTATTGTATTTTTTATAATATTTTTACTCTCCTCATCAAATGAAAATGGCTCTTGATTCCTTGTTCCCATTGCTGAATGATTTCTAAAAAGCGGCGTAAACAAACTAAATTGACTCCATCTTATCACTAATTGTGCATTTGCATCTTCATTAAATCCACCTGTATCTGCACCGCTATATAAAAATCCACATATATTCAAAGAAGGCATCATCTTTATGTTAAGAAGTATATGCTCCCACCAAGAATGATTGTCTCCAGTCCATACCCCTGAATAACGGTGCATACCTATATATGATGCTCTTGAGAATAATAAAAATCTCTTATTAGGAGCAATTTTCTTAAAGCCTTCTGAAGCAGCCCTTGTCATGTTATAACCATATAAATTATGCACCTTATAATGATTTACAATTTCTCCATCAATCGTATGATAAAAGCTTTTATAATCATCAATGTTATTAGATAGCTTAATAAAAGAATCCTTAAGAGAAAAAAACGTATATATATCTAAATTTTCATTTTCTAATTCCTTTGCATGTGCTATTGCTTTTTTTAAGCCTCGATCTGTATAAAAAATTGCTGGTTCATTCATATCATTCCAAAAGCCTTCTATACCGCAGTCTATTAAAAGCTTATACTTTAAACCAAACCAACGTCTTGCATTAGGATTTAAAAAGTCAGGAAAATGTACTCTTCCTGGCCACACCGCAGCCACAAAAGGCTTTTCATTTTCATCTAAACAAAAGTAATTATTTTTTACACCCTCTTCATACACATCATAATCTTTTTCAATTTTCACACCTGCATCAATGATCGGAATTAATCTAAAACCTTTTTTCTTCATCTTTTTTACAAAATCCTTGAAATTTGGAAATCTCTCTTCACTAATAGTAAAATCTTTGAAGTCTTCCATATAATCAATATCTAAATAAATAGCATCACATGGAATGTCATATTTCAAAAAGGAATCTGCTATTTTTTCTACCTCTATAGCACTTTGATAACTCCATCTACACTGCTGATAGCCAAAAGCCCATTTTGGCGGTACATACCCATCTCCTATAATATTCAAAAAGTTTTTTACAATTTCTTTTAGGCTATTTCCCTTTATGATATAAATATCTAAATCATTATCACCTATAAAAATTTCTAAATAATCCTTATAGGTAAATCCAATATCAAAGATTACTTTACCAGGGTAATCAATAAAAACCCCGAATTTATCTACCCCATCTATGATCAAAAA includes:
- a CDS encoding TIM-barrel domain-containing protein; translation: MITYAINEKVIKYRFGHPICTDAVVKAGIEIKKKGIEFFQLEEGKTIKLSYKMGDDDIVLGLGENQRGMNKRGGIYESFCSDDPLHTSDKKSLYGAHNFLIIDGVDKFGVFIDYPGKVIFDIGFTYKDYLEIFIGDNDLDIYIIKGNSLKEIVKNFLNIIGDGYVPPKWAFGYQQCRWSYQSAIEVEKIADSFLKYDIPCDAIYLDIDYMEDFKDFTISEERFPNFKDFVKKMKKKGFRLIPIIDAGVKIEKDYDVYEEGVKNNYFCLDENEKPFVAAVWPGRVHFPDFLNPNARRWFGLKYKLLIDCGIEGFWNDMNEPAIFYTDRGLKKAIAHAKELENENLDIYTFFSLKDSFIKLSNNIDDYKSFYHTIDGEIVNHYKVHNLYGYNMTRAASEGFKKIAPNKRFLLFSRASYIGMHRYSGVWTGDNHSWWEHILLNIKMMPSLNICGFLYSGADTGGFNEDANAQLVIRWSQFSLFTPLFRNHSAMGTRNQEPFSFDEESKNIIKNTIKLRYALLPYIYSEYMKAIINKDIYFSPLSFEYDDEMSKRVENQLLVGDSLMISPVYEENAKGRYVYLPEDMLLWKVEDYNDRSYQVVKAGHRYLEVDFSEIPIFIRKNKMLVLGKSAKNVESIDNGELHVIAFVTDKAKYIYYDDDGKSYDYKRGIYTQIVIEIYKQHEDYYINVDSTGNDQIEKLHFDIVDINGKIVKKTVNI